From the genome of Streptomyces sp. NBC_00523:
AGGCAGGCCAGTTCGCGCCGGAGCGGCTCGCCCCGGTAGACGGCGACGAGCGGCTGGTCGCGCCCGCCCTCGTCGGAGCACAGGGCACCCTCGACGCCGTCCCGCTCCGAGGCGGTCAGCAGGGCGGCGATCGTATCAGCGCCCAGGAAGGGCAGATCGGCGGAGAGCACGAGCACCCGCTCCGCCGAGGTGTGCCGGACCCCGGCGCCCAGGGCGGCCAACGGACCGCCGCCGGGCGGGACTTCGCGCGCCCAGGTCACGGCCCGCGCGGTGGGCCGCCGGTCCCCCACCACCACGGTGGTCCCGGCGCCGGGGCAGGCGGCGAGGACCCGGTCGAGGAGCGGACGGCCGCCCACCCGCACGGCGGGCTTGTCGGCACCGCCCAGCCGCTTGGCGGCTCCTCCGGCGAGAACGATGGCGTCGTAGGCGGTCATGCCCCGAGTATGCGGGCCCGGCCGACGCCCCGGACGGCCAGGCCCCGCACCGGCGGGTGCCCGCCTACACGCTTCGGAGCAGCAGCGCCGGCTGTTCCACGCAGTCCGCCACGTACCGCAGGAAGCCCCCGGCGGTACCGCCGTCGCAGACCCGGTGATCGAAGGTCAGGGACAGCTGGACGACCTGACGCACGGCGAGCTCGCCCTCGTGCACCCATGGCTTGGGAACAATCCGGCCGACACCCAGCATCGCGGCCTCGGGGTGGTTGATGATCGGCGTCGAGCCGTCGACCCCGAAGACCCCGTAGTTGTTGAGCGTGAACGTGCCGCCGGTCAGCTCGGCCGGCGTCAGCGCGCCCGTTCTGGCCGCCTCGGTCAGCCGGGCGATCTCGGCGCCGATCGACTCCGTGGTGCGGGCGTGAGCGTCCCGGACGACGGGGACCACCAGGCCCCGGTCGGTCTGCGCCGCGAATCCGAGGTGGACCTGCGGCAGCCGGACGATCTCGCGCGCCTCCTGGTCCACCGTGGAGTTCAGCTCCGGGTAACGGGCCAGGGCCGCCGTGCAGATGCGGGCGAGAAGGGCGAGCACCGACACCTTGGGCGCACCGGCCCCGGCGGCGCCGTTCATCGCGGCGCGCACCGCCATCAGCTCGGTCGCATCGGCGTCGACCCAGCAGGTGGCGTCGGGGATCTCCCGTCGGCTGCGGGACAGCTTGTCGGCGACCGCTCCCCGTACGCCGCGCAGCGCGACCCGCTCACCGGCGGGGGAGGAGGAGGAAGCGGCGGGCTCCGGGACGGGCGCCTCGGCGGCCGACCGGATCGCGGACTCGACGTCGGCGCGCAGGATCAGCCCGTCGGGCCCCGACCCGGCGAGCCGGCGCAGGTCCAGATCGTGCTGCCGCGCGAGCCTGCGGACCAGCGGGGACACGACCGCGACCGGCCCGAGCGCGGGGGCGGGCTCGGGCGTGGGGGCCGGGGCCGCAGCCTCGGCGGGCGCCACGGACACGGCGACCGCCGCCTTCAGCCCCTCCGGCCGGACCCGCCGACGCCGCACCGGCGGCGCCCCGGTCCCGTACCCCACCAGCACGTTCCCGGACCCGGAATCCGTACCGGAATCCGCGTCCGCACCTCCCCCGGCTGATTCCACGGGCGATCCGACGGCCACGGTCAGCAGCGGCGCCCCCACCGGAAGCTCGGCGCCCTCGTCGCCGAAGCGGGCGGTCACCACACCCCCGTACGGGCAGGGCACCTCCACCATCGCCTTGGCGGTCTCCACCTCCACCACCGGCTGGTCGATGGCGACGACGTCCCCGACCTCCACCAGCCAGCGCACGATCTCCGCCTCGGTCAGCCCCTCGCCGAGATCCGGAAGCCTGAACTCAAGAACCTGAGCCATCAGTTGTCCGCCTCCCACTGGAGCCGCGCGACGGCGTCGAGCACCCGGTCCACACCGGGAAGGTGGTGCCGCTCCTGCATCGGCGGCGGGTACGGGATGTCGAACCCGGCGACCCGCAGCACCGGCGCCTCCAGGTGGTGGAAGCACTGCTCGGTGATCCGGGCCGCGATCTCGCCGCCGGGCCCGCCGAAGCCGGTGGACTCGTGGACGACGACCGCGCGCCCGGTGCGGCGGACGGAGGCGGCGACGGTCTCGTCGTCGAACGGGACCAGCGAGCGCAGGTCGACCACTTCGAGGTCCCAGCCCTCTTCGACCGCCGCCTGAGCGGCCTCCATGCAGACCGGCAGGGACGGCCCGTAGGTGATCAGGGTCGCGCTGCGGCCGGGTCGGCGCACGACGGCGCGGCCGATGGGCTCCACGGCGGTGGGGTGCTCCGGCGACCAGTCGGCCTTCGACCAGTACAGCCGCTTCGGCTCCAGGAAGACCACGGGGTCGTCCGAGGCGATCGAGGCCCGCAGCAGCCCGTACGCGTCCTCGACCGTGGCCGGGGTGACGACATGGAGACCGGGGGTCGCCATGTAGTACGCCTCCGAGGAGTCGCTGTGGTGCTCGACGCCTCCGATGCCGCCGCCGTAGGGCACCCGGACGGTGATCGGGAGCGGCATCGCGCCCCCGGTCCGGTTCCGCATCTTGGCGACGTGGCTGATCAGCTGCTCGAACGCCGGGTACGCGAACGCGTCGAACTGCATCTCGACCACGGGCCGCAGGCCGTACATCGCCATGCCGACCGCGGCCCCGAGGATGCCCGCCTCGGCGAGCGGGGTGTCCGTGCAGCGCTCGTCGCCGAACTCCTTCGCCAGGCCGTCGGTGATCCGGAAGACCCCGCCGAGCGTCCCGACGTCCTCCCCGAGCACGTGCACCGTGGGGTCCTCGGCCATCGAGTCGCGCAGCGCGCGCCCCAGCGCCTGCGCCATGGTGGCGGGCTTGGCCTTGGCCGTCCGCTCCCCGGCCGTCACCGCTGCCGTGGTCATCGCGCCGTTCCCCCGTCTTCCGTGCCGTGCTGGTCGTTCTCCGCGGCCAGCTCCTGGCGCAGCCGGGCCGCCTGCTCCCGCAACTGCGCCGTCTGCTCCGCGTACACATGGGTGAAGAGGTCCATCGGGTCGAGCTCCGGGTCCGCGTTCATCCGTTCCCGGAGCGCGGCCGCCATCCGCTCGGCGGCCGCCCGCGCCTCTTCCACGCCCTCGTCGTCGAGCAGGCCGCGCCCGGTCAGCTCGCGCTCCATGAGCTGGACGGGGTCGTGGTCCCGCCACGCCTCGACCTCGCTGTCGCCGCGGTAGCGGGTCGCGTCATCCGCGTTCGTATGGGCGTCCATCCGGTACGTGACCGCCTCGACCAGGGTCGGACCGCCACCGCTCCGGGCCCGGGCGACCGCCTCGGAGAGCACCTGGTGCACCGCGGCCGCGTCGTTTCCGTCGACCAGCCGGCCGGGCATGCCGTACCCCACCGCCTTGTGGGCCAGGGAGGGCGCGGCCGTCTGCTTGGCCAGCGGTACGGAGATGGCGAAGCCGTTGTTCTGCACGAGGAAGACCACCGGGGCCTTCCAGACCGCCGCGAAGTTCAGCGCCTCGTGGAAATCGCCCTCACTGGTGCCGCCGTCACCGACCATCGCCAGCGCGACCACGTCGTCGCCCTTCAGCCGCGCCGCGTGGGCCAGGCCCACGGCATGCGGCAACTGGGTGGCGAGCGGGGTGCAGAGCGGCGCGATGCGGTGCGTGCGCGGGTCGTAGCCGGTGTGCCGGTCACCCCGCAGCAGCGTCAGCGCCTCGACCGGGTCGAGACCCCGGGCCACCGCCGCGAGCGTGTCGCGGTAGCTGGGGAAGAGCCAGTCCCGCTCCTCCAGCACCAGGGCGGCCGCGATCTCGCACGCCTCCTGGCCCGTGCTCGACGGGTAGACCGCCAGCCGGCCCTGCTTCGTCAGGGCCGTCGCCTGGGCGTTGTACCGCCGCCCGCGCACCAGCTCCGCGTAGAGCCGCAGCAGCAGCTCGGGATCGGCGTCGGCCACCGCGTCCGTACCGAGGACCCGGTACGGCTCCGGGTCCGGGAGCAGCGGCGCGGGATCGGTCAGAGGCTTCCAGGCCGGGGGCGGCGTGGGCCGGTAGGCGGCCGCACCGGGCAGCTCTTGGACCGTCATGACAGGCACCTCCGAGCATCGAGGGGTGTCGACATATGGTGATATATCGAAAACAGCGTGAAGCACAGGTGTGGCGTGCCTCACCTACCGATTGTTCGGTCGCGAGCGCATTTTGGCTACAGGCACCGCCAGCCTGTGGACAAACGGTTTTCCACAGCCTGGGATAGGGGCAGGTCGTCCAGGACGGGGAGGCGCGGGAACATGCCAGCTGAACAAATGGCCGACGGGGCCGAGGGGCCGGGCCAGGTTCCACCGGCACGCCCGCTCGATTCCATCGACCACGCCATCCTGCGACTGCTCCAGACGGACGGCCGCGCCTCGATACGGTCGGTGGCCGACCGCGTCCACGTATCGCGCGCGAACGCGTACGCCCGGATCAACCGGCTCATCGAGGACGGGGTGATCCGGGGCTTCGGCGCACGGGTGAACCACGAGCGGGCGGGGCAGGGCGCCTCCGCGTACATCACGCTCAAGATCGTCCAGAACTCCTGGCGGACCGTCCGGGAACAGCTCCAGGCGCTGCCGGGAGCCACCCATATCGCGCTGGTCAGCGGCGACTTCGACGTCCTGCTCCTGGTGCACACACCGGACAACCGGACGCTGCGCGAGCTGGTGCTGACCCGTATTCAGGCCATTCCGGAAGTGCTCTCCACGCGCACGCTGCTGGTGTTCGAGGAAACGGACCTGGACCCGGGACCGGACCGCCCCACCGAGCTCGCCTGAGCGGATACGGGCAGGCCCGTGGTCAACGGCGGTCCGGACCGGCCTTCATGCCGTCGAGGGCGAGCCGCACCACCGTGTCGGCGAGGCGTTCCCCGTCCGCGCCGCCGTCGGGCAGCGGCCGATACCACTCCACGAGCGAGTTGACCATCCCGAACAGCAGCCGCGTCGCGAGCCGTATGTCCACGTCGGAGCGGAGATCGCCGTCCGCGACGGCCGCCTTCAGCAGTTCGGCGACCCGCTGGTCGAACTCGCGCCGCCGCTCCAGGGCCCAGCGCTCGGTCTTCGTGTTGCCCCGCACCCGCAGCAGCAGCGTGACGTAGGGGAGTTCGGCTATCAGTACCTCG
Proteins encoded in this window:
- a CDS encoding NTP transferase domain-containing protein, which codes for MTAYDAIVLAGGAAKRLGGADKPAVRVGGRPLLDRVLAACPGAGTTVVVGDRRPTARAVTWAREVPPGGGPLAALGAGVRHTSAERVLVLSADLPFLGADTIAALLTASERDGVEGALCSDEGGRDQPLVAVYRGEPLRRELACLAAEHGSLGGLPLRLLTQELTLCRVAAGPLASFDCDTWEDIASARARIREHGTVLDEWITAVKEELGIDLDVDTGLLLDLARDAAHGVARPAAPLTTFLVGYAAAKASGDGGGPEAVAEAARKAAALALRWADENETP
- a CDS encoding dihydrolipoamide acetyltransferase family protein, which gives rise to MAQVLEFRLPDLGEGLTEAEIVRWLVEVGDVVAIDQPVVEVETAKAMVEVPCPYGGVVTARFGDEGAELPVGAPLLTVAVGSPVESAGGGADADSGTDSGSGNVLVGYGTGAPPVRRRRVRPEGLKAAVAVSVAPAEAAAPAPTPEPAPALGPVAVVSPLVRRLARQHDLDLRRLAGSGPDGLILRADVESAIRSAAEAPVPEPAASSSSPAGERVALRGVRGAVADKLSRSRREIPDATCWVDADATELMAVRAAMNGAAGAGAPKVSVLALLARICTAALARYPELNSTVDQEAREIVRLPQVHLGFAAQTDRGLVVPVVRDAHARTTESIGAEIARLTEAARTGALTPAELTGGTFTLNNYGVFGVDGSTPIINHPEAAMLGVGRIVPKPWVHEGELAVRQVVQLSLTFDHRVCDGGTAGGFLRYVADCVEQPALLLRSV
- a CDS encoding alpha-ketoacid dehydrogenase subunit beta, translated to MTTAAVTAGERTAKAKPATMAQALGRALRDSMAEDPTVHVLGEDVGTLGGVFRITDGLAKEFGDERCTDTPLAEAGILGAAVGMAMYGLRPVVEMQFDAFAYPAFEQLISHVAKMRNRTGGAMPLPITVRVPYGGGIGGVEHHSDSSEAYYMATPGLHVVTPATVEDAYGLLRASIASDDPVVFLEPKRLYWSKADWSPEHPTAVEPIGRAVVRRPGRSATLITYGPSLPVCMEAAQAAVEEGWDLEVVDLRSLVPFDDETVAASVRRTGRAVVVHESTGFGGPGGEIAARITEQCFHHLEAPVLRVAGFDIPYPPPMQERHHLPGVDRVLDAVARLQWEADN
- the pdhA gene encoding pyruvate dehydrogenase (acetyl-transferring) E1 component subunit alpha; this encodes MTVQELPGAAAYRPTPPPAWKPLTDPAPLLPDPEPYRVLGTDAVADADPELLLRLYAELVRGRRYNAQATALTKQGRLAVYPSSTGQEACEIAAALVLEERDWLFPSYRDTLAAVARGLDPVEALTLLRGDRHTGYDPRTHRIAPLCTPLATQLPHAVGLAHAARLKGDDVVALAMVGDGGTSEGDFHEALNFAAVWKAPVVFLVQNNGFAISVPLAKQTAAPSLAHKAVGYGMPGRLVDGNDAAAVHQVLSEAVARARSGGGPTLVEAVTYRMDAHTNADDATRYRGDSEVEAWRDHDPVQLMERELTGRGLLDDEGVEEARAAAERMAAALRERMNADPELDPMDLFTHVYAEQTAQLREQAARLRQELAAENDQHGTEDGGTAR
- a CDS encoding Lrp/AsnC family transcriptional regulator, with amino-acid sequence MADGAEGPGQVPPARPLDSIDHAILRLLQTDGRASIRSVADRVHVSRANAYARINRLIEDGVIRGFGARVNHERAGQGASAYITLKIVQNSWRTVREQLQALPGATHIALVSGDFDVLLLVHTPDNRTLRELVLTRIQAIPEVLSTRTLLVFEETDLDPGPDRPTELA
- a CDS encoding TetR/AcrR family transcriptional regulator, with the protein product MTTAKRDTYTPETLLTVAVRVFNERGYDGTSMEHLSKAAGISKSSIYHHVAGKEELLRRAVSRALDGLFGILDEPGATRGRAIERVEYVTRRTVEVLIAELPYVTLLLRVRGNTKTERWALERRREFDQRVAELLKAAVADGDLRSDVDIRLATRLLFGMVNSLVEWYRPLPDGGADGERLADTVVRLALDGMKAGPDRR